In the genome of Deinococcus fonticola, the window GCACGCGCACTTCGACCACATCGGCGCGGTGCAGCCTATCCGTGAGGCCCTCAACCTCCCGGTGTACCTGCACCCCAGCGACCTGCCCCTGTACCGTATGGGAGCCGCTTCGGCCGGACGCTGGGGGTTGCCGTTCACGCAACCGGGCGACCCGGAACATCCCATTGCCCAGGGGCAGGAATTCACGGCGGGCGACCTGAAACTAACCGCCCGCGAACTTCCGGGTCACGCGCCGGGCCACGTGGTGTTCGTCGGGGACGGGTTCGTGATTGCCGGGGACACGCTGTTCGCCGGAGGCATAGGGCGCACCGACTTGCCCGGCGGAAACCACCCGCAACTCATCCACGGGATTCAGCAGGAGTTGTTCACCCTGCCCGGCGAGACCTACGTGTACCCCGGCCACGGCGGTCACACGACCATCGCGCGCGAGAAGCGCAGCAACCCGTTTCTGCAATAAACGAAGCGAAAGCGGAAAGCCCCAATGCCTTCCGCCTTCAATGGGAATGGGAAATCTTCAGCGGTAGATGTCGTAGCCGGTGATCTTGCCTGCGGGGCTGGGGTTCGTGGGGCTGATCTTCTCGGCGCGGTTGTACACGTTCCAGCCACTCTTGACGTTCAGTTCGGGAATGGCTTCCTCGCCGGCCGCCCAGGGAAACTGTTCGGGCAGGTTCACGGCGGGCGTGGTGGCGTCGGTGGGGCTGTAGATCAGCCACAGGCGGTTGCGGGCCACGGGTTCGCCCACGTCGTACTTCGCGTTGTTGTTCCGGTCGTCGAAGGCAATGGCCTGGTAAACGCCCGCCAGGTTGGGTAAACGCGGCAAGTCCAGCCCGAAGCGGCGTGTGGTGTCGTTCACCTTCACGACGTTCTGCGCGTACGTACTGTCGTTCGTGAACACGTTGGGAATGCCGGTGCCCACCAGCGCCAGGCGCAGACTGGGGTTGGTGCCCCAGTCGCCGTGCAGCGTGCCGCTCAGGTCGTACTGCTCGGGCGCCAGAACGTCTTTGCCCTGACAGGCGACGAGCAGGAGGGGCAGCAGGTAAAGGGAAAGGCGGCCTTTCATGCCAGGCAGCGTACCGCCTTAACCTGACCGCCGCGTGAAGACCCAGGGTGACCGACCGCCCTTTTTTATGCCCTGGGAGGCCGTTTACCCCTTCGTGAGAATGCGAACGCTCAGGACTTTGTCCGGCACGGCGCCGGGAATCGGGGCGTTACTCTGATCCATGGTGCGCGTGAATTTCGGCAGGATGTCCTCGCCCTTCGTGACTTTGCCGAAAAGGTTGTACTTGCCGTTCAGGAAATCGGTGGGCTGAAACGTAATGAAGAACTGGCTGCCGTTAGTGTTGGGGCCGCTGTTCGCCATGGCCAGCAGCCCGCCACTGTCGAAGGTGAGCTTGCTGCGAATTTCATCCGGGAACTGGTAACCGGGGCCGCCGGTGCCCCAGGTGTCCTTCTTGGCCTCGTCGGCGCTGCCAGGATCGCCGCCCTGCGCCATGAATCCCTCGATCACGCGGTGAAAGCGCGTGCCGTCGTAGAAGTGGTTGCGGGCCAGCGTCACGAAGTTGTTGACCGTGACGGGCGTCTCCTGCTCGAACAGGTCGACCAGCACCTGGCCCTTGCTGGTGTCGATCAGCGCGTAGTAATCCTTGCCGTCCTGCAAGGCCATAGCCGGTTCGCTCTTGAAGGTTCGGACGGGTTTGTCGCTCAGGGCCGGCACCAGGGTGTACCCGGCAGGAACAGCCCCAGGCGCCTTGACTTCGGCCGTCTGCGCGGTGTCCTTCGCCGTATCGGTCTTGGTTTCTTGCTGGGTCGTGTCGTCGGTCTTGGTGGTGGTGTCCTCGGCCTTTTTCTGGCAGGAGGCCAAGAGCAGTAAGCCACTGAGTACCAGGGCACGGGGGAGCAGGGCAGCCTTCTTCATCCCTGGCAGTGTAGAGCATTGGACAAAAGAACGCAGTGCTTTTTGTTCGAGCGGAGCGAGTGAATTTGGACGAGCAGGACGGACTGGAACAGCTCCGCAGGAGAGAATGGAGCGCTCTGGGTGGTGTTCTACAGAGCGCGGAATTCGCAGAACTGCTCTAGCGGCCCAGGATGAGGGGTCAAGCGACATCCCCGGCACCGACCACACAGGGCCGTGATGCCGGGGAAGGAGGCCGCCAGCCTGACAGCGCACGAACCCGCTTACACCAGGGAGGGCAGCAAGGACGGACGGCCTGTTCCGCCCGACAGCAGGCGATCCACGGTCACGTGCCCCCACTCCATCGCCTCGCTAAGGCGGAAGGTGCCTGGCAGGGTCACCTGCGCATCGATGATTTCGCCGTCGATGCGCACGCCCAGGGCCGGTACGGGCGAAGGCGTAAAGCCGCCGGGATGAACGATATAAACGCGAATCTGCTTGCCTCTGTACACTTCCGATTCGAGTAACCGCATGAGCGTAACCTCCGGGCAACGAGCGGCGCAGGGGACGTGGGGATTGTTCCCAAGCGTACTCTTCTTCCTTCAAATGTCAGCGGGTT includes:
- a CDS encoding MBL fold metallo-hydrolase, with amino-acid sequence MTAPAPTRTHGDVKIWSLPTGPLQENALLVAGKDNQGFLFDPGDDASRILALVRATGVNVQAILLTHAHFDHIGAVQPIREALNLPVYLHPSDLPLYRMGAASAGRWGLPFTQPGDPEHPIAQGQEFTAGDLKLTARELPGHAPGHVVFVGDGFVIAGDTLFAGGIGRTDLPGGNHPQLIHGIQQELFTLPGETYVYPGHGGHTTIAREKRSNPFLQ
- a CDS encoding peptidylprolyl isomerase; this translates as MKKAALLPRALVLSGLLLLASCQKKAEDTTTKTDDTTQQETKTDTAKDTAQTAEVKAPGAVPAGYTLVPALSDKPVRTFKSEPAMALQDGKDYYALIDTSKGQVLVDLFEQETPVTVNNFVTLARNHFYDGTRFHRVIEGFMAQGGDPGSADEAKKDTWGTGGPGYQFPDEIRSKLTFDSGGLLAMANSGPNTNGSQFFITFQPTDFLNGKYNLFGKVTKGEDILPKFTRTMDQSNAPIPGAVPDKVLSVRILTKG